GCGGAAGAGATAATCGGACAGGCGGTGGATATCACAGGCCGAATGACTGCCGACCGTCGGATCAGGGTGGTGCCGGGAGGAAAAGAGCGTCAGGATTCGGTATGGAACGGTCTTGCCGCCCTCTCGCCTAAGAGCGTGATAGTGGCTGTGCATGACGGTGTACGGCCATTCATCACACCCATGCTGATCAGGGACTGCATCAAGGCCGCGGAGCGCTGGGGAGCGGTCACCGTAATGCGTCCTCTGAAAGAAACGGTGAAGACGGTGGAAAAGGACATCGTTATCGAAACCCCGGATCGCTCGAAACTCTGGATTACCCAGACCCCGCAGGTTTTTCGCACCGCCTTGATCAGAGAGGCGCACGAGCGCGCCCGAAAAGAGGGTTACTATGGCACTGATGACTGCATCCTGGTGGAGCGGCTCGGAAATACAGTACATGTAATCGAAGGAAGCGATATGAATATCAAGATCACTACTCAGGCGGACCTGAAAATTGCCGGGGCAATTCTGGAACTGTTTGAAAATGGAGAAACACGATGCTGAAAATCGGGCACGGCTACGATGCACACCGGCTCGTTGAAGGAAGAAAACTGATTTTGGGGGGTGTTGAAATCCCCTGGCCTTTGGGGCTTCTCGGACATTCCGATGCAGATGTCCTGTCGCATGCGGTGGGCCATGCCCTGCTCGGGGCCATGGGAATGCCGGATTTGGGGGAGATGTTTCCGAATACGGACCCCTCGCTGGAAGGTATCAGCTCCCTGGAGCTGCTGCGCCGAATCGCCAGGCTGATCGATGACCGTAACGGGGAGATTCAATCCATCGACACTACCGTAGTGGCTCAGGAACCGAAGCTTTCTCCCTATAAGGAACACATGGCGGAAAACATCGCGGAGGCGCTTGGCATCCCCCGCAATCTGGTTTCTGTCAAAGCCACCACCACCGAACATATGGGATTTACCGGCCGCAATGAAGGTATCGAGGCTCATGCAGTTTGCATAATCGAGGTAATTTAATGAAAATAGCGGTTTTCATGGGCGGCTCCTCCGAGGAACGCGAGGTGTCCCTCAACAGTGGAAAAGCGGTCGCGGAGGCTCTGCAAAAAGCATCCCACGAGGCAACCGCGTATGATGTGGAGTGGAACGGTAAATATACCCTTTTCAGCGCAGTAGAGAAGATATCCTGCGACGGCACCGATGTGGTCTTTCTCGCACTTCACGGCGGTCTTGGAGAAAACGGCGGCGTCCAGGGCATCCTCGAAGCCGCGGGAATCCCATACACCGGCTCCGGCATCACCGCCAGCGCGATGGCGATGGACAAGATCATTTCCAAAATGCTTTTCCGGTACCGTGAGATTCCAACCGCTTCCTGGATTTCCGGCGCCGCCGCTGACATCACCCGTAAACGGGTGGAAAAGTGGGTCGGCTTCCCCTGCGTAGTGAAACCGGTGGATCAGGGATCGACCATCGGCCTCACCGTGGTGAAAAAACCGGGGCGCCTTGAGGAAGCAGTGGAAAATGCTACACAAGTCAATCCCCGGATCATGGCGGAAGCTTTTCTCCCGGGGAAAGAGCTGTCGGTTCCGGTTCTGGATGGGAAAGCTCTTCCGGTTATCGAAATACGGCCCTCGCACGAAACGTACGACTATGAATGCAAGTATCTTCCCGACATGACCGAGTATCTTGTTCCTGCGCCCATATCGAGAGGACTTTCGGCAAACATAAGCCTTATTGCGGAACAGGTGTTTAAAGTCCTGGGACTGCGAGATATCGCCCGGATCGATTTCCGTCTGGATGGGGACGGCCTTCCGGTTTGCCTGGAAGCCAATTCTCTCCCCGGCATGACTGCGACCAGCCTGGTTCCAAAATCCGCCGCCGCTTCGGGCATGGATTTCCCCCGGCTGGTGACCGCCATTGCTGAAATGGCATACCAGCGGAAAGGAAAGCGCTGATATGGCACTGAAAGTATATAACACGCTGAGTCGAAGGAAAGAGGATTTTATCCCTCTCAGGGACAAGCTGGTAAATTTCTACGCCTGCGGACCCACCGTCTACGATTACTTTCATATCGGCAACGCCCGGCCGCTCATCATGTTCGATATTTTCAGACGGTATATGGAATACTCCGGATACCGGGTCAATTACATCGTAAACATCACCGATATCGACGACAAGATCATAAACCGGGCGGCGTTGGAAGGTGTGGATTTCAAGGTAATTACCCGGAGATATACCGAGGCTTTCTTCGAGGGATGCGATAAACTGGGTGTACGGCCTGCGTCTGTGCATCCCCGGGCGACCGACAACATAGACAGCATGCTTGACATTATCCGGCTTCTCGTCGAGAGGGGGCATGCCTATGAGGTGGATGGTGATGTTTATTATGATATCTCATCGTTTCCCGGCTACGGCAAGCTTTCTGGACGCGATATAGAGAAGATGCAGGCAGGCGCCCGGGTCGATGTGGACGAGCGGAAGAAGAATCCCCTGGATTTTGCCCTCTGGAAAGCCGCCAAACCGGGTGAGCCTTCCTGGGAAAGCCCCTGGGGGGCCGGCCGTCCCGGATGGCATGTCGAATGCTCGGTAATGTCCATGCGCTATGCCGGAGATACCCTCGATATTCACGCCGGGGGTCAGGACCTCATCTTCCCTCACCATGAAAACGAAATCGCCCAGTCCGAGGGCGCCACCGGAAAGCCGTTCGCCCGCTATTGGCTCCATAACGGTTTTCTGGATATCGAAGGTGAGAAGATGTCCAAATCCCTCGGCAACTTTCTCACTGTCCGGGACATCCTAAAACTGTACGATCCCATTGCGATCCGTGTATTTTTCCTTCTCAAACACTACCGCTCGCCCATAGATTTTTCCGAAGAAAGAATCCGTGAGGCCCAATCGGCGCTGGAAAGACTGAGAAACGCCTACCGTAAAATTACACTCGTTCTTTCCAAAACCGGCTTGCCGGTTTCCCCTGCGGAAACCCCGGAAACCTTGGGAACCCCACGGTCAGAAATCGAACAGAATAAACAGGATATCATCAAGGCAATGGACGATGATTTCAACACCGCCAAATCAATGGGGCATTTGTTTGAAATCGCGCGGATAGTGAACAGCGAGCCGGAGGAGTCTCCCGGCGCGGCTGAAGTGATGCAGGCCGCCAAAGAGGTGTTCGATACCATCGGCAACGAGATTTTCGGAATCGAATTCGAGACGGCGGCGCCCGGAGAAAGCATGGTCGATGATCTCATGTCTCTCATCATCGAGCTCCGCGCTCAGGCCCGCAGGGACAGGAATTGGGCGCTATCAGACCGCATCCGCGACAGCCTGAAAGAGATCGGGATCACACTCG
The Candidatus Latescibacter sp. genome window above contains:
- the ispD gene encoding 2-C-methyl-D-erythritol 4-phosphate cytidylyltransferase, coding for MITSAIIVAGGTGKRMGADVPKQFLMLGGVSILERTIRPFLACGEIGEIVITIAEEIIGQAVDITGRMTADRRIRVVPGGKERQDSVWNGLAALSPKSVIVAVHDGVRPFITPMLIRDCIKAAERWGAVTVMRPLKETVKTVEKDIVIETPDRSKLWITQTPQVFRTALIREAHERARKEGYYGTDDCILVERLGNTVHVIEGSDMNIKITTQADLKIAGAILELFENGETRC
- the ispF gene encoding 2-C-methyl-D-erythritol 2,4-cyclodiphosphate synthase, producing MKIGHGYDAHRLVEGRKLILGGVEIPWPLGLLGHSDADVLSHAVGHALLGAMGMPDLGEMFPNTDPSLEGISSLELLRRIARLIDDRNGEIQSIDTTVVAQEPKLSPYKEHMAENIAEALGIPRNLVSVKATTTEHMGFTGRNEGIEAHAVCIIEVI
- a CDS encoding D-alanine--D-alanine ligase, with protein sequence MKIAVFMGGSSEEREVSLNSGKAVAEALQKASHEATAYDVEWNGKYTLFSAVEKISCDGTDVVFLALHGGLGENGGVQGILEAAGIPYTGSGITASAMAMDKIISKMLFRYREIPTASWISGAAADITRKRVEKWVGFPCVVKPVDQGSTIGLTVVKKPGRLEEAVENATQVNPRIMAEAFLPGKELSVPVLDGKALPVIEIRPSHETYDYECKYLPDMTEYLVPAPISRGLSANISLIAEQVFKVLGLRDIARIDFRLDGDGLPVCLEANSLPGMTATSLVPKSAAASGMDFPRLVTAIAEMAYQRKGKR
- the cysS gene encoding cysteine--tRNA ligase; this encodes MALKVYNTLSRRKEDFIPLRDKLVNFYACGPTVYDYFHIGNARPLIMFDIFRRYMEYSGYRVNYIVNITDIDDKIINRAALEGVDFKVITRRYTEAFFEGCDKLGVRPASVHPRATDNIDSMLDIIRLLVERGHAYEVDGDVYYDISSFPGYGKLSGRDIEKMQAGARVDVDERKKNPLDFALWKAAKPGEPSWESPWGAGRPGWHVECSVMSMRYAGDTLDIHAGGQDLIFPHHENEIAQSEGATGKPFARYWLHNGFLDIEGEKMSKSLGNFLTVRDILKLYDPIAIRVFFLLKHYRSPIDFSEERIREAQSALERLRNAYRKITLVLSKTGLPVSPAETPETLGTPRSEIEQNKQDIIKAMDDDFNTAKSMGHLFEIARIVNSEPEESPGAAEVMQAAKEVFDTIGNEIFGIEFETAAPGESMVDDLMSLIIELRAQARRDRNWALSDRIRDSLKEIGITLEDRPDSTNWIKKSDKDPSF